A single genomic interval of Flavihumibacter rivuli harbors:
- a CDS encoding GLPGLI family protein, producing the protein MFRIIITSILVAAASAVVAQTKFIYEGKIEFERKINVHRQWEPDDNDAEFFKEFMSKQPKTNTAYFDLLFREGQTIYKPGKDGDGKGEMIGWLLGPAKENSVLTQLAQQRITSRKKVFEDNFLIEDSIRQYEWHITNELRTIAGFECRKAVTRICDSVYVVAFYTEEIPVSGGPESFSGLPGMILGLAVPRLFTTWFATKVELVEPKATDFVLNGKGKKITPKELEATLQKSMADWKKNGPRNIWWTML; encoded by the coding sequence ATGTTTAGAATCATCATAACAAGTATACTGGTCGCTGCTGCCTCTGCTGTTGTGGCGCAAACGAAATTCATATACGAGGGCAAGATCGAGTTTGAAAGAAAGATCAATGTGCACCGCCAATGGGAACCTGATGATAACGATGCGGAGTTTTTCAAGGAGTTTATGTCCAAGCAACCCAAGACCAATACTGCCTATTTCGACCTGCTGTTCAGGGAGGGACAAACCATTTATAAACCGGGTAAGGACGGTGATGGCAAAGGGGAAATGATCGGTTGGCTGCTCGGTCCCGCCAAGGAAAACTCGGTGTTGACCCAGTTGGCGCAGCAACGGATCACCAGCCGGAAAAAGGTCTTCGAGGATAATTTCCTGATTGAGGACAGTATCCGCCAGTATGAGTGGCATATCACCAATGAACTACGCACCATTGCCGGCTTCGAGTGCCGCAAGGCCGTTACGCGGATCTGTGATTCGGTTTATGTGGTGGCATTCTATACGGAAGAGATCCCTGTCAGTGGCGGACCTGAGTCCTTCAGCGGCTTACCGGGCATGATCCTCGGATTGGCAGTGCCCCGGCTCTTTACTACATGGTTCGCCACCAAGGTAGAGTTGGTTGAGCCTAAGGCAACTGATTTTGTACTCAATGGCAAGGGAAAAAAGATTACCCCAAAAGAGTTGGAAGCGACCCTGCAAAAGTCAATGGCCGACTGGAAAAAGAATGGCCCCCGCAATATCTGGT
- a CDS encoding outer membrane beta-barrel family protein, with product MKRLLLWACFILLGKLAVAQQAQLKGSIADTAENKPLSNAVISLLTKDSVLVSFVRSDAQGRFTLPVRSKGQYLLMVTYPRFADYVDELNLAGESMDLGKINLIRKSALLEEVVVSQKLGAIRIKGDTLEFRADSFAVAQGANVEELLKRLPGLQVNSKGEITAQGQKVQKVLVDGEEFFSDDPAVVTQNLRADAIDKVQVFDKKSEQAAFTGIDDGEKTKTINLQLKEDKKKGYFGKVKAGGGIPGYFENEGMINSFKGKRKLAAYGTMANTGKAGLSWEDNNKFGGGDNFEFNEEDGFFYSYQENDEFNTWGGSYRGEGLPKAWTGGVHFSNKMDGDRKHINGNYQFYKQNVETEGRTESQYILPDTLYFTDQLRKTFTQNIRNNLNGFYDLKLDSLSSLKVTVNGSYATASNQSSFIGRSLNEDKQLVNQNIRELESDGTRKQLKASAIWRKKFKKQGRTISINYDQTYSDNSTDGYLKAINQFYNSLGENFRRDSVDQFKENQQSSNVFNSKVSYTEPLSKKLFVEFNYGYRFTRSDAYRSSFNKSLDGKYVVLDSLFSSNYEFDYNTHSGGVNFRWNGKLVTASIGANISNTGFTQKDLDADTSYRYSFINFFPKANIRFKLGAQRGLSMSYNGNTRQPTLQQIQPILENTDPLNIQVGNPNLKQEFRHTFNLFFNDYKILTSRNMYVNVGANLTEDAISASDRVDSVGRRVYQFVNVDGNFTYFAYGGYWTRIGKSKFNANLNLGMNGGKVNNIINGVKNTNTFASFTPSVGLSYDKENKVNFWLDIKPSYTFSKSSIRPDVKTRYWTVDNELSSTVYLPKSFELSTKLTYSWRQKTDVFTSDLNVWLWNAYVAKKFWKNKTGELRLSVNDILNQNIGFQRNASSNFITENSYNTLRRYWLVSFTWNFSRNPATK from the coding sequence ATGAAAAGACTACTGCTATGGGCTTGCTTTATCCTATTGGGTAAACTGGCTGTTGCGCAGCAAGCCCAACTCAAAGGCAGCATTGCAGACACTGCCGAGAACAAACCCCTTTCCAATGCGGTCATATCCCTGCTCACAAAGGATTCAGTATTGGTATCATTTGTAAGGAGCGATGCGCAGGGAAGATTCACCCTTCCTGTAAGGTCAAAAGGCCAATACCTGTTGATGGTCACCTATCCCAGGTTCGCGGATTATGTTGATGAATTGAATTTGGCAGGTGAAAGCATGGACCTGGGTAAGATCAACTTGATCCGCAAATCTGCCTTGCTGGAAGAAGTGGTGGTTTCACAGAAGCTCGGGGCTATCCGCATCAAGGGCGATACCCTTGAATTCAGGGCCGATAGTTTTGCCGTTGCGCAGGGCGCCAATGTGGAGGAACTGCTGAAGAGACTGCCCGGCCTGCAAGTGAACAGTAAAGGGGAGATAACGGCACAGGGCCAGAAAGTGCAGAAAGTATTGGTGGATGGTGAAGAGTTCTTTAGTGATGATCCTGCCGTGGTGACGCAGAACCTCAGGGCCGATGCCATTGATAAGGTGCAGGTCTTTGATAAGAAAAGTGAACAGGCTGCCTTTACCGGTATAGATGATGGGGAGAAGACGAAGACCATCAACCTGCAATTGAAGGAAGATAAGAAGAAGGGCTATTTCGGTAAAGTAAAGGCCGGTGGTGGCATTCCCGGATACTTCGAGAATGAGGGAATGATCAATTCGTTTAAGGGTAAACGTAAGTTGGCCGCTTATGGTACCATGGCCAATACCGGTAAGGCCGGGCTTTCCTGGGAGGATAACAACAAGTTTGGCGGCGGCGATAATTTTGAATTCAATGAAGAAGATGGTTTCTTCTATTCCTACCAGGAAAATGACGAGTTCAATACCTGGGGAGGTTCTTACCGTGGCGAGGGATTGCCCAAGGCCTGGACAGGTGGTGTCCATTTCTCCAACAAGATGGATGGCGACCGTAAGCATATCAATGGTAACTACCAATTTTACAAGCAGAATGTGGAAACGGAAGGCCGAACCGAAAGCCAGTATATCCTGCCGGATACCCTGTACTTCACAGACCAGCTTCGCAAAACCTTTACCCAGAATATCCGCAATAACCTCAATGGCTTCTACGACCTGAAGCTGGACTCCCTCTCCAGCCTGAAGGTGACGGTTAATGGTAGTTATGCTACAGCGTCCAACCAGTCATCCTTTATTGGCCGTTCGCTCAATGAGGACAAGCAGTTGGTGAACCAGAATATCCGGGAACTGGAATCTGATGGTACCAGGAAACAACTTAAGGCCAGTGCCATCTGGCGCAAGAAGTTCAAAAAGCAAGGAAGGACAATTTCCATCAATTACGACCAGACCTATTCGGATAATTCAACCGACGGCTACCTGAAAGCCATTAACCAGTTTTATAACAGCCTCGGGGAGAATTTCCGTCGCGATTCGGTTGACCAGTTCAAGGAGAACCAGCAAAGCAGTAATGTTTTCAATAGTAAGGTCTCTTATACCGAGCCGCTTTCGAAGAAATTATTTGTTGAGTTCAACTATGGCTATCGCTTCACCCGCAGTGATGCCTATCGTTCCTCTTTCAATAAATCCCTTGACGGAAAATATGTAGTACTGGACAGCCTGTTCAGCAGCAATTATGAGTTTGACTACAATACCCATTCAGGGGGCGTCAATTTCAGGTGGAATGGTAAGCTGGTCACTGCTTCTATCGGGGCCAATATTTCCAATACCGGCTTCACCCAGAAGGACCTGGACGCCGATACTTCTTATAGGTATTCCTTTATCAACTTCTTCCCCAAAGCTAATATCCGGTTCAAATTAGGGGCACAGCGTGGATTGTCCATGAGCTATAATGGCAATACCCGCCAGCCTACCCTGCAACAGATCCAGCCGATCCTGGAGAATACCGACCCGCTCAATATCCAGGTGGGTAATCCCAACCTGAAGCAGGAGTTCAGGCATACTTTCAACCTGTTCTTTAATGATTATAAGATCCTTACTTCGAGGAACATGTACGTCAATGTCGGTGCGAACCTTACCGAAGATGCCATTAGTGCCAGTGATCGGGTGGATTCAGTAGGCCGGAGGGTTTACCAGTTCGTGAATGTGGACGGTAACTTTACCTATTTTGCCTATGGGGGGTATTGGACCAGGATCGGCAAATCGAAGTTCAATGCCAACCTCAACCTTGGCATGAATGGCGGTAAGGTAAATAACATCATCAATGGGGTAAAGAATACCAATACGTTTGCCAGTTTCACCCCATCCGTTGGCCTTAGCTACGATAAGGAGAATAAGGTGAATTTCTGGTTGGATATCAAGCCTTCCTATACCTTCAGCAAGTCGAGCATCCGTCCCGATGTGAAGACGAGGTACTGGACAGTGGATAACGAACTGAGCTCTACGGTCTACCTGCCCAAGAGTTTTGAGCTTTCCACAAAGCTTACTTATTCCTGGCGCCAGAAAACAGATGTCTTCACTTCCGACCTCAATGTTTGGTTATGGAATGCCTATGTGGCCAAGAAGTTCTGGAAGAACAAGACCGGTGAGCTTCGGTTAAGCGTTAACGATATCCTGAACCAGAACATCGGTTTCCAACGTAATGCTTCCAGCAATTTCATTACAGAGAACAGTTACAATACCCTCCGCCGGTACTGGCTGGTAAGCTTTACCTGGAATTTTTCACGTAATCCTGCAACCAAGTAA